A region from the Triticum urartu cultivar G1812 chromosome 1, Tu2.1, whole genome shotgun sequence genome encodes:
- the LOC125517764 gene encoding uncharacterized protein LOC125517764 isoform X1, which yields MGWFAVARTLSLLLLVALARLAAAGMPRPPPHRILVDTDMDTDDLFAILYLLKHDRAEFDVKAITINANSWTDAGHAVNQLYDLLYMMGRDDIAVGVGGEGGISNDGRIYPHVGGYFPIIDQGMSTIGECRYRQSIPQGSGGRLDINANYGVRREILPQGNRSYSPLQQPTTQQVMIDTISAGPTNVFLVGTHTNFALFLMSNPHLKKNVKHIYIMGGGVRSQNPTGCCPKNDTSCVPRQCGDHGNMFTTYTKNPYAEFNIYGDPFGAYQVFHSGIPITLVPLDATNTIPITESFFKAFEEQQSTYEAQYSFQSLKIARDTWFDDQFYTSYFMWDSFMSGVALSIMRNGQKLNGDNDFAEMEVMNITVVTSNEPYGVHDGSNPFFDGHASPKFDLLKGGVHSGHVQIGFNDSFCVLKGGTKGKCQDGYTKEVQGPDSVAVLVAVKAKPNRNVKSPLDREFFDHFLEVLNRPEHTGHFNFTDQFCHYKEIMYKPDLKHQIRGKPVIFDMDMSPGDFLALLCLLKAPMEAIDLRGILVSGNGWANPATVDVIYDVLHMMGRDDIPVGLGKITALCAPDLGCEYVKAIPHGSGGFLDTDTLFGLARVLPRSPRRYTAENSVKYGAPRDTARPELRQPLAFEVWQHIREELKPTDKITILTNGPLTNIANIILSDTKAESVIERIFIVGSHLAGGNGDGGNVFTVPSNKFSEFNFFLDPQAAKAVVESDLDITLIPLRAQRQVASFKEVTRSLCTAEKTPESSFAYQLLLSMQKLQKNNQAYRHIDMFLGELLGAVFLVQQSHLNHSITQRAITVRSGHVSIDGQTILRRTNGKVVKVLDHLDADAYYTEFAKLLNAKKQSAVVGSFDEQKRMWNK from the exons ATGGGCTGGTTCGCGGTGGCGAGGACGCTGTCCTTGCTCCTTCTCGTGGCGCTGGCGCGGCTCGCCGCGGCTGGGATGCCGCGGCCGCCGCCTCACCGGATCCTGGTGGACACGGACATGGACACCGACGACCTCTTCGCCATCCTCTACCTCCTCAAGCACGACCGCGCCGAGTTCGACGTCAAG GCTATAACTATCAACGCGAACTCATGGACTGATGCTGGTCATGCAGTCAACCAGTTGTATGATCTCCTCTACATGATGGGCCGTGATGACATTGCGGTGGGAGTCGGAGGGGAGGGTGGTATATCCAATGATGGTAGAATTTATCCTCACGTTGGTGGCTATTTCCCAATAATTGACCAG GGAATGTCAACAATAGGGGAGTGTCGATACCGACAATCAATTCCACAGGGATCAGGTGGCCGCTTGGACATCAACGCGAATTATGGAGTTCGACGGGAAATTCTTCCTCAG GGAAATAGAAGTTACTCCCCTCTTCAACAGCCAACAACTCAACAGGTGATGATTGACACCATATCCGCTGGGCCAACGAATGTCTTCCTCGTCGGAACACATACAAACTTTGCGCTGTTCCTCATGAGCAACCCTCACCTAAAGAAAAACGTGAAGCACATTTACATAATGGGTGGGGGTGTGAGATCGCAAAATCCCACTGGTTGCTGCCCCAAGAACGACACATCATGCGTGCCACGACAATGTGGTGATCATGGCAACATGTTTACAACTTACACCAAAAATCCATATGCCGAGTTCAACATATATGGAGACCCTTTTGGCGCGTATCAG GTCTTTCATTCTGGTATCCCGATCACCCTTGTGCCACTCGATGCAACCAACACGATACCAATCACTGAGTCCTTCTTCAAGGCATTTGAGGAGCAACAGAGCACTTATGAGGCACAGTACTCCTTCCAGTCTTTGAAGATTGCTCGCGATACCTGGTTTGATGACCAGTTCTACACA AGTTACTTTATGTGGGATTCTTTCATGTCTGGTGTGGCACTCTCAATAATGCGCAATGGTCAGAAACTGAATGGCGATAACGATTTTGCTGAGATGGAAGTGATGAACATAACTGTGGTTACATCCAATGAACCATACGGTGTGCATGATGGATCAAATCCATTCTTTGATGGACATGCAAgcccaaaatttgatttattgaAAGGTGGTGTACATAGTGGTCATGTTCAGATAGGATTCAATGATTCATTTTGTGTTTTGAAAGGGGGCACTAAAGGAAAATGCCAG GATGGATACACCAAAGAAGTGCAAGGTCCTGACTCGGTTGCTGTACTTGTCGCAGTGAAGGCAAAACCTAATAGAAATGTTAAAAGTCCTCTTGATAGAGAGTTTTTTGACCACTTTCTCGAG GTCCTGAATCGCCCTGAACACACTGGGCACTTCAATTTCACCGATCAGTTTTGTCACTACAAAGAGATTATGTACAAACCTGATTTGAAACATCAGATTAGAGGAAAGCCTGTCATATTTGACATGGACATGAGTCCTGGAGATTTTCTTGCCCTCTTGTGCCTCCTGAAAGCACCTATGGAAGCAATTGATTTGAGG GGGATATTGGTAAGTGGCAATGGTTGGGCAAACCCAGCTACAGTAGATGTTATCTATGACGTTCTTCATATGATGGGCCGTGATGACATTCCAGTAGGACTTGGGAAAATTACTGCGCTTTGTGCCCCTGACCTTGGATGTGAATACGTGAAAGCCATACCACATGGTTCTGGTGGTTTTCTTGACACTGACACCCTTTTTGGACTAGCCCGGGTGTTGCCCAGAAGTCCTAGAAG gTACACAGCAGAAAATTCAGTAAAATATGGTGCTCCAAGGGACACCGCGCGCCCTGAGCTCAGGCAGCCATTGGCTTTTGAAGTTTGGCAACATATTAGAGAAGAACTCAAACCaactgacaagataaccatcctGACCAATGGTCCTCTCACAAACATAGCGAACATCATTCTATCCGACACAAAAGCAGAATCAGTAATTGAG CGCATTTTTATAGTCGGGAGTCATTTGGCTGGCGGAAATGGAGATGGAGGCAATGTGTTCACTGTTCCATCAAATAAGTTTTCAGAGTTCAATTTCTTTCTTGACCCTCAAGCTGCCAAGGCGGTTGTAGAATCTGATTTAGACATCACTCTCATTCCTTTGAGAGCTCAACGCCAGGTGGCTTCTTTCAAAGAAGTCACAAGATCGTTGTGTACTGCTGAGAAGACTCCTGAATCATCGTTTGCATACCAGTTGTTGCTGTCAATGCAGAAACTGCAAAAGAATAACCAAGCATATCGTCACATT GACATGTTCCTTGGTGAGCTTCTTGGTGCTGTGTTCTTGGTTCAGCAATCACATCTGAATCACTCGATCACCCAAAGGGCCATCACTGTTAGATCTGGTCATGTGAGCATCGATGGTCAGACCATCCTCCGCCGGACGAACGGAAAGGTAGTAAAGGTACTAGATCATCTCGACGCAGATGCTTACTACACCGAGTTTGCGAAGCTGCTCAATGCGAAGAAGCAGTCTGCGGTCGTGGGTAGCTTTGATGAGCAGAAAAGAATGTGGAACAAATGA
- the LOC125517764 gene encoding uncharacterized protein LOC125517764 isoform X2, which translates to MMGRDDIAVGVGGEGGISNDGRIYPHVGGYFPIIDQGMSTIGECRYRQSIPQGSGGRLDINANYGVRREILPQGNRSYSPLQQPTTQQVMIDTISAGPTNVFLVGTHTNFALFLMSNPHLKKNVKHIYIMGGGVRSQNPTGCCPKNDTSCVPRQCGDHGNMFTTYTKNPYAEFNIYGDPFGAYQVFHSGIPITLVPLDATNTIPITESFFKAFEEQQSTYEAQYSFQSLKIARDTWFDDQFYTSYFMWDSFMSGVALSIMRNGQKLNGDNDFAEMEVMNITVVTSNEPYGVHDGSNPFFDGHASPKFDLLKGGVHSGHVQIGFNDSFCVLKGGTKGKCQDGYTKEVQGPDSVAVLVAVKAKPNRNVKSPLDREFFDHFLEVLNRPEHTGHFNFTDQFCHYKEIMYKPDLKHQIRGKPVIFDMDMSPGDFLALLCLLKAPMEAIDLRGILVSGNGWANPATVDVIYDVLHMMGRDDIPVGLGKITALCAPDLGCEYVKAIPHGSGGFLDTDTLFGLARVLPRSPRRYTAENSVKYGAPRDTARPELRQPLAFEVWQHIREELKPTDKITILTNGPLTNIANIILSDTKAESVIERIFIVGSHLAGGNGDGGNVFTVPSNKFSEFNFFLDPQAAKAVVESDLDITLIPLRAQRQVASFKEVTRSLCTAEKTPESSFAYQLLLSMQKLQKNNQAYRHIDMFLGELLGAVFLVQQSHLNHSITQRAITVRSGHVSIDGQTILRRTNGKVVKVLDHLDADAYYTEFAKLLNAKKQSAVVGSFDEQKRMWNK; encoded by the exons ATGATGGGCCGTGATGACATTGCGGTGGGAGTCGGAGGGGAGGGTGGTATATCCAATGATGGTAGAATTTATCCTCACGTTGGTGGCTATTTCCCAATAATTGACCAG GGAATGTCAACAATAGGGGAGTGTCGATACCGACAATCAATTCCACAGGGATCAGGTGGCCGCTTGGACATCAACGCGAATTATGGAGTTCGACGGGAAATTCTTCCTCAG GGAAATAGAAGTTACTCCCCTCTTCAACAGCCAACAACTCAACAGGTGATGATTGACACCATATCCGCTGGGCCAACGAATGTCTTCCTCGTCGGAACACATACAAACTTTGCGCTGTTCCTCATGAGCAACCCTCACCTAAAGAAAAACGTGAAGCACATTTACATAATGGGTGGGGGTGTGAGATCGCAAAATCCCACTGGTTGCTGCCCCAAGAACGACACATCATGCGTGCCACGACAATGTGGTGATCATGGCAACATGTTTACAACTTACACCAAAAATCCATATGCCGAGTTCAACATATATGGAGACCCTTTTGGCGCGTATCAG GTCTTTCATTCTGGTATCCCGATCACCCTTGTGCCACTCGATGCAACCAACACGATACCAATCACTGAGTCCTTCTTCAAGGCATTTGAGGAGCAACAGAGCACTTATGAGGCACAGTACTCCTTCCAGTCTTTGAAGATTGCTCGCGATACCTGGTTTGATGACCAGTTCTACACA AGTTACTTTATGTGGGATTCTTTCATGTCTGGTGTGGCACTCTCAATAATGCGCAATGGTCAGAAACTGAATGGCGATAACGATTTTGCTGAGATGGAAGTGATGAACATAACTGTGGTTACATCCAATGAACCATACGGTGTGCATGATGGATCAAATCCATTCTTTGATGGACATGCAAgcccaaaatttgatttattgaAAGGTGGTGTACATAGTGGTCATGTTCAGATAGGATTCAATGATTCATTTTGTGTTTTGAAAGGGGGCACTAAAGGAAAATGCCAG GATGGATACACCAAAGAAGTGCAAGGTCCTGACTCGGTTGCTGTACTTGTCGCAGTGAAGGCAAAACCTAATAGAAATGTTAAAAGTCCTCTTGATAGAGAGTTTTTTGACCACTTTCTCGAG GTCCTGAATCGCCCTGAACACACTGGGCACTTCAATTTCACCGATCAGTTTTGTCACTACAAAGAGATTATGTACAAACCTGATTTGAAACATCAGATTAGAGGAAAGCCTGTCATATTTGACATGGACATGAGTCCTGGAGATTTTCTTGCCCTCTTGTGCCTCCTGAAAGCACCTATGGAAGCAATTGATTTGAGG GGGATATTGGTAAGTGGCAATGGTTGGGCAAACCCAGCTACAGTAGATGTTATCTATGACGTTCTTCATATGATGGGCCGTGATGACATTCCAGTAGGACTTGGGAAAATTACTGCGCTTTGTGCCCCTGACCTTGGATGTGAATACGTGAAAGCCATACCACATGGTTCTGGTGGTTTTCTTGACACTGACACCCTTTTTGGACTAGCCCGGGTGTTGCCCAGAAGTCCTAGAAG gTACACAGCAGAAAATTCAGTAAAATATGGTGCTCCAAGGGACACCGCGCGCCCTGAGCTCAGGCAGCCATTGGCTTTTGAAGTTTGGCAACATATTAGAGAAGAACTCAAACCaactgacaagataaccatcctGACCAATGGTCCTCTCACAAACATAGCGAACATCATTCTATCCGACACAAAAGCAGAATCAGTAATTGAG CGCATTTTTATAGTCGGGAGTCATTTGGCTGGCGGAAATGGAGATGGAGGCAATGTGTTCACTGTTCCATCAAATAAGTTTTCAGAGTTCAATTTCTTTCTTGACCCTCAAGCTGCCAAGGCGGTTGTAGAATCTGATTTAGACATCACTCTCATTCCTTTGAGAGCTCAACGCCAGGTGGCTTCTTTCAAAGAAGTCACAAGATCGTTGTGTACTGCTGAGAAGACTCCTGAATCATCGTTTGCATACCAGTTGTTGCTGTCAATGCAGAAACTGCAAAAGAATAACCAAGCATATCGTCACATT GACATGTTCCTTGGTGAGCTTCTTGGTGCTGTGTTCTTGGTTCAGCAATCACATCTGAATCACTCGATCACCCAAAGGGCCATCACTGTTAGATCTGGTCATGTGAGCATCGATGGTCAGACCATCCTCCGCCGGACGAACGGAAAGGTAGTAAAGGTACTAGATCATCTCGACGCAGATGCTTACTACACCGAGTTTGCGAAGCTGCTCAATGCGAAGAAGCAGTCTGCGGTCGTGGGTAGCTTTGATGAGCAGAAAAGAATGTGGAACAAATGA
- the LOC125517820 gene encoding RAN GTPase-activating protein 2-like: MDSTAQDFQPRTFSIKLWPPSESTRLMLIERMTKNLSAECIFSRKYGILSKEEAHENAKRIEEACFASAEEHFKKEPDGDGSSAVQLYAKETSKLMLEVLKKGPRTTEEPEAPVVDTPLEPADTVFDISGGKRAFIEAEEAKELLSPLTKPGNSYKRICFSNRSFGIGAANVAGPILESIKSQLTEVDISDFVAGRPEDEALDVMRIFSKALAGCVLRYLNISDNALGEKGVRAFTELLKSQGDLEELYVMNDGISGEAAKALSELIPSTEKLKVLHFHNNMTGDEGAMPIAEMVKRSPNLESFRCSATRIGSDGGVALAEALGTCTRLKKLDIRDNLFGVEAGVALSKTLPKLGGLVELYLSDLNLENEGTIAIVNVLKQSAPQLEVLEMAGNEITAKAAKAVAECLTAMQSLKKLTLAENELKDDGAVTIAKSLQEGHPGLKELDVSTNLFQRSGARCFAQAVANKPGFVLLNINSNFISDEGVDEVKEILKGGKNSLEVLGPLDENDPEGDPEDDEEEEDDDEEEKDGDDNGDGLGSKLQGLKVEEED, encoded by the coding sequence ATGGATTCAACAGCGCAAGATTTCCAGCCCCGGACATTCTCCATCAAACTGTGGCCACCGAGTGAAAGCACTCGTCTGATGCTTATAGAGAGGATGACCAAGAACCTGTCCGCCGAGTGCATCTTCTCTCGCAAGTATGGCATTTTGAGCAAAGAAGAGGCTCATGAGAATGCTAAGAGGATCGAAGAGGCGTGCTTTGCTTCTGCAGAGGAGCATTTCAAGAAGGAGCCTGATGGTGATGGTAGTTCTGCTGTCCAGCTATACGCAAAAGAAACTAGCAAGCTGATGCTTGAAGTCCTGAAAAAAGGCCCAAGGACAACCGAGGAACCAGAAGCACCTGTTGTTGATACACCTCTTGAGCCTGCTGATACTGTGTTTGACATATCTGGTGGCAAGCGCGCTTTCATTGAGGCAGAAGAAGCAAAGGAACTTCTCAGTCCACTAACAAAACCAGGAAACTCGTATAAAAGGATTTGTTTCAGCAACAGGAGCTTTGGTATTGGTGCTGCCAATGTTGCTGGCCCAATTCTTGAATCAATAAAATCGCAGCTCACAGAGGTAGATATCTCAGATTTTGTCGCTGGAAGACCCGAGGACGAAGCCCTTGATGTAATGCGCATATTCTCCAAAGCTTTAGCAGGGTGTGTACTGAGGTACCTGAACATCTCCGACAATGCTTTAGGTGAGAAGGGTGTGAGGGCATTCACAGAGCTGCTGAAATCACAGGGCGACCTGGAAGAACTATATGTGATGAATGATGGCATATCAGGTGAAGCTGCAAAAGCTCTATCTGAGCTTATTCCATCAACTGAGAAGCTTAAGGTTCTCCACTTCCACAACAATATGACTGGTGATGAAGGTGCTATGCCAATTGCTGAGATGGTTAAGCGTTCTCCAAACCTAGAGAGCTTCAGGTGCTCCGCGACAAGGATAGGATCTGATGGTGGAGTGGCATTGGCTGAGGCATTAGGGACATGTACTCGTCTGAAGAAACTTGATATCAGGGACAACTTATTTGGTGTGGAGGCAGGGGTAGCTCTCAGCAAAACCCTTCCGAAGCTTGGTGGCCTCGTTGAGCTCTATCTTAGTGACCTCAATCTTGAGAATGAGGGTACAATAGCAATTGTGAATGTCCTCAAACAGTCAGCGCCTCAGTTAGAGGTCCTTGAAATGGCAGGAAATGAAATAACCGCCAAAGCAGCCAAAGCTGTAGCAGAATGCTTAACGGCAATGCAGTCGCTCAAGAAGCTGACCTTAGCTGAGAATGAGCTGAAGGATGATGGGGCGGTGACAATCGCAAAATCTCTGCAGGAAGGCCACCCGGGTCTGAAGGAGCTTGACGTGAGCACGAATCTGTTTCAGAGGTCTGGAGCCCGGTGCTTTGCTCAGGCTGTCGCAAACAAGCCAGGTTTTGTGTTGCTGAACATCAATTCGAATTTCATCTCCGACGAAGGGGTCGACGAGGTGAAGGAGATCCTGAAGGGAGGCAAGAACTCGCTGGAGGTGCTTGGCCCGCTGGATGAGAACGACCCCGAGGGGGACCCTGAAgatgacgaggaagaggaggatgACGATGAGGAGGAGAAGGACGGGGACGATAATGGCGATGGCCTGGGCTCGAAGCTGCAGGGCCTGAAGGTGGAGGAGGAGGACTAG